From a single Molothrus ater isolate BHLD 08-10-18 breed brown headed cowbird chromosome Z, BPBGC_Mater_1.1, whole genome shotgun sequence genomic region:
- the DCTN3 gene encoding dynactin subunit 3: MAAGAAELRRLQWRLEELEQRVGLGGGGCAPRKVADELVKVQVALNNIAGKRERIKILFKKIEDVIKYLDPQYIDRMAVPDTMKLQFILAEEQAIPARAALLEQVKNLQPILDSTSIQAVPDHAAKLQRLSQIHIQQQEKRHDLTDSVKTLLEDYNKMTLLLSKQFVQWNEILTRLEVAKQAKPVAE, encoded by the exons ATGGCGGCGGGCGCTGCGGAGCTGCGGAGGCTGCAGTGGcggctggaggagctggagcagcgaGTCGGCCTCGGAGGCGGGGGCTGCGCGCCGCGAAAG gTGGCGGACGAGCTGGTGAAGGTGCAGGTGGCGCTGAACAATATCGCTGGCAAGAGGGAGAGGATCAAAATCCTGTTTAAGAAAA TTGAAGATGTAATAAAATACCTTGACCCCCAGTACATTGACAGGATGGCTGTTCCAGACACTATGAAGCTGCAGTTCATCTTGGCAG AGGAACAGGCCATTCCTGCCCGTGCAGCCCTTCTGGAGCAGGTGAAGAACCTCCAGCCCATCTTGGACAGCACCAGTATCCAAG CGGTTCCTGACCATGCAGCCAAACTGCAGCGGCTCTCACAGATCCACATACAGCAGCAG GAGAAGCGCCACGATCTCACTGACAGTGTCAAGACACTCCTTGAGGATTACAACAAAATG ACCCTGCTTCTCTCCAAGCAGTTTGTGCAATGGAATGAAATCCTGACACGTCTGGAAGTGGCCAAGCAAGCAAAACCTGTGGCAGAgtga